From a region of the Paenibacillus sp. FSL R10-2734 genome:
- a CDS encoding YheC/YheD family protein, whose product MGTKLKSALTSKWIKTKVLMQSSEISPLIPETVKFNKANLKTMLLKYGMIYVKPEHGTYGNGVMKVEQSKDSHGIEYKYQSGTKIKTFGAYDSFYSSLKKATRRRSYLIQRGIVLLKHGKHRFDIRVMVQLSPRGKWESTGLIGRVAEKGKIVTNYHNGGTLMSMEKLLSPYLNDAQQAQMLRILRKLGEDTGRFYHKKYPGFKQIGVDVGLDNHMTPWIIEVNTSPDPYIFKHLPNKSMYRKVMAYRRANMKKKSTS is encoded by the coding sequence TTGGGAACAAAGTTAAAGTCTGCGTTGACCAGCAAATGGATTAAAACCAAGGTGCTCATGCAAAGTTCCGAGATTTCACCGCTCATTCCAGAGACTGTGAAGTTTAATAAAGCAAACTTAAAGACGATGCTGTTGAAATATGGGATGATTTACGTTAAACCTGAACATGGCACCTATGGTAATGGTGTGATGAAGGTTGAACAGAGTAAGGATTCTCATGGAATAGAATACAAATATCAAAGTGGAACAAAGATAAAGACCTTTGGAGCCTATGACAGCTTTTATTCATCACTCAAGAAAGCAACACGCAGACGTAGTTACTTGATTCAGAGAGGCATTGTTTTGCTGAAGCACGGAAAGCATCGCTTTGATATTCGTGTTATGGTTCAGCTCAGTCCGCGTGGCAAATGGGAAAGTACCGGATTGATCGGCCGAGTAGCTGAGAAAGGCAAGATTGTTACCAATTATCATAACGGTGGTACGCTAATGTCTATGGAGAAGCTACTGTCACCTTATTTGAACGATGCTCAGCAAGCTCAGATGCTTAGGATATTGAGAAAGCTAGGTGAGGATACCGGACGTTTCTACCATAAGAAATATCCTGGGTTTAAACAGATTGGTGTAGATGTAGGATTAGATAACCATATGACGCCTTGGATTATTGAAGTGAATACAAGTCCAGATCCGTATATTTTCAAACATCTTCCTAATAAAAGCATGTATCGCAAAGTGATGGCTTATCGTAGAGCAAATATGAAGAAAAAGTCTACTAGCTAA
- a CDS encoding glycosyltransferase family 4 protein, with the protein MHICIIAPEQLPVPGDGSVEICIWAIARRLAERHKVTIVSRRTPELPDVSILEKVRIIRLPASSPVHYRTSVLDYIQNEPFDMIQVDNRPHLMSAVKKRLPHIPVFLFLHSLTFTPGTVKAASALASADLIIANSHSLQRRLTRRFPQLNKEICIVLLGADLERFTPVNSQEKYHLRRLYRLPKAFTVLFVGRVIPRKGVPVLIRAMYHLNKHLPAHLVIAGKGKPSYVRQLKLLARRLGVSVSFLGNVAHDDIHTLYQAADCFVCPSQNHESFGLVNVEAMASGLPVIASSNGGIREIIVSGHNGYLVERYRESLPFARDLLRVGRNPELVATIGKQGRADALEVFNWQRTASDLERLYQAALLQH; encoded by the coding sequence ATGCATATTTGTATTATTGCACCGGAGCAGCTCCCGGTTCCGGGGGACGGTTCAGTAGAAATTTGCATTTGGGCCATTGCCAGAAGACTGGCTGAGAGACATAAGGTTACCATCGTGAGCCGGAGAACGCCGGAACTGCCCGATGTCTCAATATTGGAGAAGGTCAGAATCATTCGGCTGCCCGCAAGTTCTCCCGTCCACTATCGTACTTCGGTATTAGACTACATTCAGAATGAGCCATTTGATATGATTCAGGTCGATAATCGCCCTCACCTTATGTCTGCTGTAAAGAAACGGCTCCCTCATATTCCGGTATTTCTCTTTCTGCATTCTCTTACATTCACACCGGGCACAGTTAAGGCTGCTAGCGCCTTGGCTAGTGCAGATCTGATCATTGCGAACAGCCACTCTCTACAACGAAGACTAACCCGGCGCTTCCCTCAGTTGAACAAAGAAATCTGTATTGTCCTGCTCGGAGCAGATCTTGAACGTTTCACTCCTGTAAATTCGCAGGAAAAATACCATCTTCGCAGACTTTACAGACTTCCGAAGGCCTTTACCGTCTTGTTCGTCGGTCGAGTCATTCCCCGCAAAGGGGTGCCCGTATTGATACGTGCTATGTACCATTTAAATAAGCATCTCCCCGCTCATCTTGTAATTGCAGGCAAAGGGAAACCATCGTATGTGCGACAGCTGAAGCTACTTGCACGGCGACTAGGAGTGTCCGTCTCCTTCCTAGGGAATGTAGCTCATGATGATATTCATACCCTTTATCAAGCAGCGGACTGCTTTGTGTGCCCTTCTCAGAATCATGAATCCTTTGGACTTGTAAATGTAGAGGCCATGGCCTCGGGACTACCGGTCATCGCTTCTAGCAATGGCGGTATCCGGGAGATCATCGTCTCCGGGCATAACGGATATCTGGTGGAACGATATCGTGAGTCCTTGCCCTTTGCCAGAGATTTGCTGCGAGTAGGCCGCAATCCGGAGTTAGTAGCAACCATTGGGAAACAAGGAAGAGCGGATGCGCTTGAAGTCTTCAATTGGCAGCGGACAGCAAGCGATTTGGAGCGGCTGTATCAAGCCGCTTTACTACAACACTAG
- a CDS encoding DUF445 domain-containing protein yields MRSKNLATMSLAFMACGFLITLFLPENLAVILLRGGFEAGLVGGIADWFAVTALFRHPLGLRIPHTSLLLKNRDKLIHSLITAMETELLNKESIENKLRKFGIMSMGSKLLTKFFSRKKARAQILEQLSEFVSRLPVEKAVPFLQKAASEYIREAELGVAADKIVTKLMNDGKDVAALDYALEGVSNWSGRPETKAMLGKIASEKLAEVKLGGLKGMAFQAFVGFMDADMLGEMLQGMLQSGIRDFREEDSPYREEIIREIRVALFQIVNDEARMTSVKEWALNELEGEAATAFLHTQLENIRSKALSLLEEDQAAGGRKLLALYTLLVRRISKEQEWIGSWEERIRASLIAFVEANHYRIGLLVKENLDSMDDASLVNMLEDKVGKDLQWIRVNGALCGFVVGIVLTIVQFI; encoded by the coding sequence GTGAGATCCAAAAACTTGGCCACCATGTCACTCGCCTTTATGGCATGTGGGTTTCTGATTACACTATTTCTACCTGAAAATCTCGCTGTAATTTTACTAAGAGGCGGATTTGAAGCTGGTCTGGTAGGAGGGATTGCCGACTGGTTCGCGGTAACCGCGCTGTTCCGCCATCCGCTGGGTCTGCGTATTCCGCATACCTCACTGCTGCTCAAGAATCGTGATAAGCTTATCCATTCGCTAATCACTGCTATGGAGACTGAGCTGCTGAACAAAGAGAGTATTGAGAACAAGCTGCGCAAGTTTGGCATTATGTCTATGGGTTCCAAGCTGCTGACGAAGTTCTTCAGCAGGAAGAAGGCAAGAGCCCAAATACTGGAGCAGCTTAGCGAATTCGTGTCACGTCTTCCGGTAGAGAAGGCTGTGCCATTCCTTCAAAAGGCAGCCTCCGAATATATTCGTGAAGCCGAGCTTGGGGTTGCGGCTGATAAAATTGTCACTAAATTGATGAACGATGGTAAAGATGTAGCTGCTCTGGACTATGCGCTGGAAGGTGTATCCAATTGGAGTGGGCGGCCTGAAACGAAAGCTATGCTGGGTAAAATCGCCAGTGAGAAACTGGCTGAAGTGAAACTCGGCGGACTTAAAGGTATGGCTTTTCAGGCTTTCGTTGGGTTCATGGATGCGGATATGCTTGGTGAAATGCTGCAGGGCATGCTGCAGTCCGGTATTCGCGATTTTCGTGAAGAGGATAGCCCTTATCGTGAAGAGATTATCCGAGAAATTCGGGTGGCGCTGTTCCAGATTGTTAATGATGAGGCTAGAATGACATCTGTGAAAGAATGGGCACTCAATGAGCTAGAGGGAGAAGCGGCAACCGCTTTTCTGCATACTCAATTGGAGAATATACGCAGCAAGGCACTCTCCTTGTTGGAAGAGGACCAGGCAGCTGGTGGACGTAAGCTGCTTGCACTATACACCCTGCTTGTGCGCCGAATTAGCAAGGAACAAGAATGGATCGGTAGCTGGGAGGAGCGGATTCGCGCTTCATTAATTGCATTTGTAGAGGCTAACCACTACCGAATCGGTCTGTTGGTGAAAGAGAATCTGGACAGCATGGATGATGCTAGTCTAGTGAACATGCTGGAGGATAAAGTGGGTAAAGATCTTCAGTGGATTCGCGTTAACGGCGCCTTATGTGGTTTTGTTGTAGGAATTGTACTTACGATTGTTCAATTTATTTAA
- a CDS encoding Cof-type HAD-IIB family hydrolase, whose product MLIALDMDGTLLNEEGKISPKNREAIINAQNLGHIVIIATGRSFMEAERQLRLADLECPVVSLNGAVVTLSDRTLAASKPLNKEDIIPALRWMNEIPDLYYEVYTEDNVYVELNKRVRLEKLSALSEEEVPEEVSWLLKAMIDQQFQQAAVTYVESMEEIWSKEENVIYKTLAFSLNRELLKEASTRFAAIPGLIITASHVNNIEINHEDANKGSGVTMLADHYGIPLTDVAVMGDSYNDQPMFEVAGYRIAMANAAPILKEMAEFVTVTNDEDGVAAGLEHLLNLNSKSPLS is encoded by the coding sequence ATGCTGATTGCTTTAGATATGGATGGAACATTGCTGAATGAAGAAGGAAAAATTAGCCCAAAGAACCGTGAGGCAATTATAAACGCTCAAAATTTAGGTCACATCGTAATTATTGCTACGGGACGTTCTTTTATGGAAGCGGAACGACAGCTGCGGCTGGCAGATCTGGAATGCCCTGTAGTCAGTCTGAATGGCGCAGTGGTCACATTGTCTGACCGCACGCTCGCAGCAAGTAAACCGCTGAATAAGGAAGACATCATTCCTGCGTTACGCTGGATGAACGAAATTCCGGATTTGTATTACGAGGTGTACACAGAGGACAACGTATATGTGGAACTAAACAAACGGGTAAGATTAGAGAAATTATCTGCACTAAGCGAAGAAGAAGTACCCGAGGAAGTCAGCTGGCTGCTAAAAGCAATGATCGATCAGCAGTTTCAACAAGCGGCTGTAACTTACGTCGAGAGTATGGAAGAGATCTGGAGTAAAGAGGAAAATGTCATTTATAAAACGTTAGCTTTTTCTCTAAATCGGGAACTGCTCAAGGAAGCTTCTACCCGCTTCGCCGCGATCCCTGGTTTGATCATTACGGCCTCCCATGTAAATAATATCGAAATTAACCATGAGGACGCCAACAAAGGCTCCGGTGTAACTATGCTCGCCGACCACTACGGTATCCCGCTAACAGATGTAGCCGTAATGGGTGACAGCTATAATGATCAACCGATGTTCGAGGTGGCTGGCTACCGAATTGCCATGGCTAACGCAGCACCGATTCTGAAGGAAATGGCTGAATTTGTTACCGTCACTAATGATGAAGATGGGGTTGCGGCAGGGCTCGAGCATCTTTTGAATTTGAACAGCAAATCTCCTCTGTCATAG
- a CDS encoding amylo-alpha-1,6-glucosidase: MNSNQVHTSILDEMKTFVSQEANRHISFTNKEAAFYFTQSHHTDHVEHAFFEGLNIAKNRIFGGYTLFVGEQKLDNLQSEVWAYPYKMVRKHGDLTEELWLLDYHNLLEISLANAKEAIGITLRGENVSYINQQDHIAFFSPIEGDWVIAVSAINLSPLHMDNEVLIADANAEGYYIAAGKTSEEAASLILKARQDISTLKNERVKRMEDFLHHNAHLTSSDDTFTLAMNWLNITMDQLVTRQQGDGIYAGLPWFNEYWGRDQFIALPGAVLVTGQFETARNILLSFAEFQNTDEDSKYFGRIPNILSPGKVDYHTTDGTPRFIIQLQDYVKYSGDTAIIRELYHNVQYSIEGSIKYWVDDKGYLKHADNETWMDARDGNLESYSPRDTRANDIQALWYNQLLAGVYFAEYMDDKVNADKWKGIAETLKHHFDVDFRDQAHPYLADRLDAEDQPEFSLRPNQLFAFEMFDDNDFKARAIRTAWEELVYPWGVASLDRHHPLFRPFHLTPHYPKDEAYHNGAVWIWLNGIAMQRMIEAGQEETAYQLFKNMNWQALNLGVVGGLSENMDAYPQEGESWAKLTGAYLQAWSNAEQLRVCYQYFLGIRPDLINNTLTIAPRIPQELESLVYDVNIGNGSIKATYNRGLVATYSYTFKNVGLEVRIDVSPFETVSLEVKPNMKLVVRQDDHILAATLYDENHQMLKEIQSGLCESRVMRNERNNELLNDVKFAKPLSLDNHPCIKL, from the coding sequence ATGAATAGTAATCAAGTTCATACATCAATTTTGGATGAAATGAAGACATTTGTCTCTCAAGAAGCCAATCGGCATATTTCATTTACGAATAAAGAGGCAGCATTTTATTTTACGCAATCCCATCATACGGATCATGTGGAACATGCATTTTTTGAGGGACTTAATATCGCTAAGAATAGAATTTTCGGTGGATACACTTTATTCGTAGGTGAGCAGAAGCTAGACAATCTACAATCTGAAGTCTGGGCCTATCCTTATAAAATGGTACGTAAGCATGGGGATCTGACAGAAGAGCTGTGGTTGTTGGATTATCATAATCTATTAGAAATTAGTCTCGCTAATGCGAAGGAAGCCATAGGCATTACTTTAAGGGGAGAGAATGTCAGCTATATAAACCAACAAGATCATATCGCGTTCTTTAGCCCTATCGAGGGAGATTGGGTGATTGCAGTTAGTGCTATCAACCTTTCACCTTTGCACATGGATAATGAAGTTCTAATTGCCGATGCAAACGCTGAGGGGTATTATATCGCTGCAGGTAAGACGTCCGAAGAAGCAGCAAGCTTAATCCTTAAAGCTAGACAAGATATTAGCACTTTGAAGAATGAACGTGTTAAGCGGATGGAAGATTTCTTACACCACAATGCCCATCTTACCAGCAGTGATGATACGTTTACTTTAGCTATGAATTGGTTGAACATCACAATGGATCAGTTAGTTACCAGACAGCAAGGTGATGGTATCTATGCAGGGCTGCCATGGTTTAACGAATATTGGGGACGGGATCAATTCATAGCGCTTCCGGGAGCCGTGCTAGTTACAGGGCAATTCGAAACGGCTAGAAATATCTTGCTGTCATTCGCAGAATTTCAGAATACGGACGAAGACTCTAAATACTTTGGTAGAATTCCAAATATCTTGTCTCCTGGAAAGGTGGATTACCATACAACGGATGGTACGCCGCGATTTATTATTCAGTTGCAGGATTACGTTAAATATTCAGGAGATACCGCGATCATTAGAGAGCTTTATCACAATGTACAATATAGTATTGAAGGCTCCATAAAATATTGGGTTGATGATAAAGGGTACCTGAAGCATGCAGATAATGAAACTTGGATGGATGCCCGGGATGGCAATTTGGAGTCTTATTCTCCTCGGGATACCCGTGCCAATGACATTCAAGCACTTTGGTATAACCAATTGCTTGCTGGTGTTTATTTTGCTGAATATATGGATGACAAGGTGAATGCTGATAAATGGAAGGGCATTGCTGAAACCTTGAAGCATCATTTTGATGTCGATTTCCGTGATCAAGCTCATCCTTATTTAGCAGATAGACTGGACGCAGAAGACCAGCCTGAATTCTCCCTACGACCGAACCAGTTATTTGCTTTTGAAATGTTTGATGATAACGATTTTAAGGCTAGAGCGATTCGTACCGCGTGGGAAGAGTTGGTCTATCCATGGGGCGTTGCTTCGCTAGATAGACATCATCCATTGTTCCGCCCGTTTCATTTAACTCCTCATTATCCGAAAGACGAGGCTTACCATAACGGTGCGGTTTGGATTTGGCTTAATGGTATTGCGATGCAGCGTATGATTGAAGCGGGGCAGGAAGAAACCGCCTATCAGCTATTCAAGAATATGAACTGGCAAGCCTTGAATTTAGGTGTTGTTGGTGGTCTTAGTGAGAATATGGATGCTTACCCGCAGGAAGGTGAGAGCTGGGCGAAGTTAACGGGTGCATACCTACAAGCTTGGTCTAATGCTGAGCAGCTGCGTGTGTGTTATCAATATTTCTTAGGGATCCGTCCAGACCTGATTAACAATACACTGACAATTGCTCCAAGAATTCCGCAAGAGCTTGAATCCTTGGTCTATGATGTGAATATAGGGAATGGAAGCATTAAAGCTACATATAACCGTGGACTTGTAGCAACATACTCCTATACATTCAAGAATGTGGGACTGGAAGTTAGGATCGATGTGTCTCCTTTTGAAACGGTGTCGCTTGAAGTTAAGCCAAATATGAAACTTGTTGTAAGACAAGATGATCATATACTGGCAGCTACTTTATATGATGAGAATCATCAAATGCTCAAGGAGATTCAGTCCGGGCTATGCGAATCACGTGTGATGCGCAATGAGCGGAATAACGAGTTATTGAACGACGTTAAGTTTGCAAAGCCGCTAAGCTTGGACAATCACCCTTGTATAAAGCTGTAG
- a CDS encoding carbohydrate ABC transporter permease, with the protein MSDSQFWRSFMISVERVVLGLFVNMGLMILTAYPLSKSSRVFTGQKIYMNLVIFAMLFSGGLIPTFMVVKELNLLDSIWSLILPGAVPIGNVILLMNAFRAVPKSLEEAANIDGASQWRILGTIYLPIVLPTLATVTLFTIVGHWNDYFGALVYINKTANYPLQTYIQQLSVEVQNITDPEKLMELAKVSNKTLNAAKIVVSTLPLLLIYPFMQKYFVTGIVVGSVKE; encoded by the coding sequence TTGTCTGACAGCCAATTTTGGCGTTCATTCATGATCTCTGTAGAGCGGGTAGTATTAGGTCTGTTTGTGAATATGGGACTGATGATTCTTACAGCCTATCCATTGTCTAAAAGCTCACGAGTATTCACGGGTCAGAAGATATATATGAATCTCGTTATCTTCGCAATGTTATTCTCAGGCGGATTGATTCCAACCTTTATGGTAGTCAAAGAGCTTAATCTTTTAGACTCCATCTGGTCATTGATCTTGCCGGGTGCTGTACCGATAGGGAATGTTATCTTGCTGATGAATGCATTCCGTGCTGTACCAAAATCTCTAGAGGAAGCTGCGAATATAGATGGAGCTTCTCAGTGGAGAATATTAGGTACAATTTATCTTCCGATAGTATTACCTACGCTCGCAACCGTTACACTCTTTACCATTGTGGGCCATTGGAATGACTACTTTGGAGCCCTGGTATACATTAATAAAACGGCGAATTATCCATTGCAAACCTATATCCAACAGCTCAGCGTTGAGGTTCAGAACATTACAGATCCTGAAAAATTAATGGAGTTAGCAAAAGTTTCGAATAAGACTTTGAACGCTGCTAAAATCGTAGTTTCCACGCTGCCATTATTGTTGATTTATCCGTTCATGCAAAAATATTTCGTTACAGGGATTGTCGTTGGTTCGGTTAAAGAGTAA
- a CDS encoding ABC transporter permease subunit has translation MKNKKDQTAFHFMMAPGMIFLIIFSFIPMFGIIMAFQNYVPAKGMSGSSWVGLDNFKFMLQIPDSKQIFSNTIVIALWKIIVGTFTSIVFALLLNEIRVKFAKRFIQTVVYLPNFLSWAILATVVMNIFSYEGPVNAMLSWFGIDPVLFMASNTWFRPMLVLTDVWKGFGYGSIIYLASLTSIDPGLYEAGSIDGANRFKKLWHITLPGLMPTILLVTTLNLPNVLNAGFDQIFNLYNPLVYQSSDIIDTYVYRVGLVERQYSLGTAVGLLRSVVGIVLILSANKLAQKLTDYRIF, from the coding sequence ATGAAAAACAAAAAAGATCAGACAGCATTCCATTTCATGATGGCGCCAGGCATGATTTTCCTAATTATCTTTTCGTTTATTCCAATGTTTGGTATTATAATGGCTTTTCAAAACTATGTTCCGGCTAAAGGAATGAGTGGTTCGTCCTGGGTAGGTCTTGATAATTTCAAATTTATGCTCCAAATTCCTGACAGCAAACAGATTTTCAGTAATACGATCGTTATCGCGTTATGGAAAATTATTGTGGGCACTTTTACATCTATCGTGTTTGCCTTGTTATTAAATGAAATTCGTGTGAAGTTTGCTAAGCGATTCATACAGACGGTTGTTTATCTACCGAACTTCTTGTCATGGGCGATCTTGGCAACTGTAGTCATGAACATCTTCTCTTACGAAGGTCCCGTTAATGCAATGTTAAGTTGGTTTGGTATTGACCCGGTCTTGTTTATGGCCAGCAATACCTGGTTTAGACCGATGCTTGTGTTAACAGATGTTTGGAAAGGTTTTGGGTACGGTTCAATCATCTACTTGGCTTCCCTGACATCCATTGATCCCGGACTTTATGAGGCGGGCTCCATTGATGGAGCCAACCGGTTTAAGAAACTGTGGCACATCACGTTACCAGGCTTGATGCCAACCATTTTGCTGGTCACAACCTTGAACTTGCCGAATGTATTAAATGCTGGTTTTGATCAGATATTCAATCTGTATAATCCTTTGGTGTATCAATCTTCGGATATTATTGATACTTACGTTTATCGGGTGGGACTGGTAGAAAGACAATACAGCTTAGGTACAGCAGTTGGCCTATTACGGTCAGTCGTTGGTATCGTACTGATTCTTTCTGCGAATAAATTGGCCCAAAAACTTACGGATTATCGTATTTTCTAA
- a CDS encoding ABC transporter substrate-binding protein: protein MKHKLRKSSSIILTSLLAVAMVGCSSSNNSAASTPKIDASDPAWKEAQTTPFGAYPETVTYSVGQVATSYSALAGTSYENDNATNNVWTRYFKNKLNIQNTTSFEANDGTDYSQKVSMAIVSGEIPDLMVVPDYATLQQLYENDLIADLTDAYENTASDRIKEIYDSYDGRVLDSAKFDGKLMAIPTTEISHGPGILWLRKDWMDKLGLAEPKSMADVENIITQFVEKDPGGNGAGKTLGLVVDNENVAGVSGGQFSFNNIFSLYGAYPKQWIDDGSGKAVYGSVQPEMKPALTKLSEMYKNNLIDRQFAVRTGDDRKALLTSGKSGSFMDNWWGSWTVADTLKLNPEAKWVSYVAPQSEDGSLTMFTGNPSSSYLVVRKGYEHPELAAKLVSVQYDYQRYQEKDAEALKEFEDYKSMNVGGSPLAINIDYYDAFYRNVDIMKEALDTGDTSKLSSNEDLTAYNSYKKFLDSEKNGEAPDSNAWAGYTSSITTANLVKASNIKEVNPVFFGSTSSMTLKWPTLTKMELEMYLKIITGEQTPDAFDKFVESWNKTGGDVITKEVNEAIATK, encoded by the coding sequence ATGAAACATAAATTGAGAAAATCAAGCTCCATAATATTAACATCACTATTAGCTGTTGCTATGGTAGGTTGTTCGAGTTCTAATAATTCTGCAGCATCTACCCCAAAGATAGATGCAAGTGATCCTGCATGGAAAGAAGCACAGACGACTCCGTTTGGCGCCTATCCTGAAACGGTTACTTATTCTGTTGGACAAGTAGCAACGAGCTATTCAGCACTTGCGGGAACGTCTTATGAGAACGATAATGCCACAAACAATGTGTGGACAAGATATTTCAAAAATAAGCTGAACATCCAAAACACAACATCGTTTGAAGCTAATGATGGTACAGACTACAGTCAGAAAGTTTCGATGGCGATTGTAAGTGGTGAAATCCCCGATCTTATGGTGGTTCCTGATTACGCGACATTGCAACAGCTTTATGAGAACGATCTGATTGCAGATCTGACGGATGCTTATGAGAATACTGCCAGCGATCGGATTAAGGAAATTTATGATTCCTACGATGGACGTGTTCTGGATAGTGCAAAGTTTGATGGCAAGCTAATGGCTATACCAACTACTGAAATCTCACATGGTCCTGGTATCCTCTGGCTTCGCAAAGATTGGATGGACAAACTGGGACTTGCAGAGCCGAAATCTATGGCTGATGTTGAGAACATTATTACGCAATTTGTAGAAAAAGATCCAGGTGGTAACGGAGCCGGTAAAACGCTTGGTCTTGTTGTTGATAATGAAAACGTTGCCGGTGTTTCGGGTGGGCAATTCTCATTTAATAATATCTTTTCGCTATACGGTGCGTATCCAAAACAGTGGATTGATGATGGAAGTGGAAAGGCTGTATACGGATCTGTTCAACCAGAGATGAAGCCAGCACTGACCAAGTTGTCTGAAATGTATAAGAATAACTTGATTGATCGTCAGTTTGCAGTACGTACTGGTGATGATCGCAAGGCGCTACTTACAAGTGGAAAAAGTGGGTCTTTCATGGATAACTGGTGGGGAAGCTGGACTGTGGCTGACACGCTTAAGCTGAATCCAGAAGCGAAATGGGTATCTTATGTTGCCCCACAATCAGAGGATGGCTCGCTTACAATGTTCACTGGAAATCCTTCTAGTAGCTATCTGGTTGTTCGCAAAGGCTATGAACATCCTGAACTTGCAGCCAAGCTTGTGAGTGTTCAATATGACTACCAGCGTTACCAAGAAAAAGATGCAGAAGCTTTGAAAGAATTTGAAGATTATAAGAGCATGAATGTTGGCGGATCTCCGCTCGCGATTAATATCGATTATTATGACGCTTTCTATCGTAATGTTGACATCATGAAAGAAGCATTAGACACAGGCGATACAAGTAAGTTAAGTAGCAATGAGGATTTAACGGCTTATAACTCCTATAAGAAATTTCTTGATAGTGAGAAGAATGGAGAAGCACCAGACTCCAATGCATGGGCTGGATATACCTCCAGTATTACGACAGCTAATTTGGTGAAAGCCTCTAATATTAAAGAAGTAAATCCAGTATTCTTTGGAAGCACATCTTCCATGACTTTGAAATGGCCGACCCTTACTAAAATGGAACTTGAAATGTACTTGAAGATCATCACAGGTGAGCAAACACCTGACGCATTTGATAAGTTTGTAGAAAGCTGGAATAAAACTGGCGGCGACGTAATTACTAAGGAAGTTAACGAAGCGATAGCAACCAAATGA